A region of Dermochelys coriacea isolate rDerCor1 chromosome 1, rDerCor1.pri.v4, whole genome shotgun sequence DNA encodes the following proteins:
- the SLITRK6 gene encoding SLIT and NTRK-like protein 6, which produces MSGSVASVQDLLATMKLWIFMLCSVVVASDLLQSQPSLSSARGSCENLCSCEEKDDILIINCEERGIKMLSQINVPPSRPFHLNLLNNGLTMLHMNDFSGLINAISLHVGFNNIADIEPGAFNGLSLLKQLHINHNSLEILKEDTFQGLENLEFLQADNNFITVIEASAFSKLNRLKVLILNDNAIEFLPPNIFRFVPLTHLDLRGNQLQTLPYVGFLEHIGRILDLQLEDNKWACNCDLLQLKIWLENMPPQSIIGDVVCNSPPVIKGSILRRLKKELLCPTHPINELEDPSGSLPLVVTTSISDSHLPAKVIPVLKAPTKEPGLVLHATKPVTQLPGIYCPVPCHCTSHILSGVLIHCQERNIESLSDLGPPPPNPRKLILAGNIIQTLLKSDLVDYASLEMLHLGNNHIEILEEGSFMNLTRLQKLYLNGNHLTKLSQSLFLGLQHLEYLYLEYNAIKEVLPGTFNMMTKLKVLYLNNNLLQTLPPHIFSGVPLARLNLKTNQFTHLPVSTVLDELDLLVQIELEDNPWDCTCDSVGLQQWIQKLSKNIMMDDIFCKSPGHLAKKELKSLNTEVLCPGLINSQALPTHANFIVVTTSSTTTNTADTILRSLTDAVPLSVLILGLLIVFITIVFCAAGIVVLVLHRRRRHKKKQADEHMRDSSPVHLQYSMYGHKTTHHTTERPAPALYEQRMISPMVQVYRSPSFSPKQTEQEEGNEKDVNDSKHLCRSLLERENNSPLTGSNVKYKCTDQSADFLTFQDASSLYRNILEKERELQQLGITEYLRKNIVQLQPDMEVHYPGTHEELKLMETLMYSRPRRVLLEQTKNEYFELKANLHAEPDYLEVLEQQT; this is translated from the coding sequence gaCCTACTGGCAACAATGAAGCTCTGGATTTTTATGTTATGTTCAGTTGTGGTTGCCTCGGATTTACTACAATCTCAGCCTTCTTTGTCTTCAGCGAGAGGATCTTGTGAGAATCTGTGTTCTTGTGAAGAAAAGGATGATATCTTGATTATAAACTGTGAAGAAAGAGGTATCAAAATGTTATCACAAATAAATGTCCCACCATCACGGCCTTTCCATCTTAACCTGCTGAACAATGGCTTGACCATGTTACATATGAATGATTTTTCTGGCCTCATCAATGCTATCTCACTACATGTTGGATTTAATAATATTGCAGATATTGAGCCTGGAGCTTTTAATGGTCTCAGTCTTCTTAAGCAACTTCATATCAATCACAATTCTTTAGAAATACTTAAAGAGGATACTTTTCAGGGACTGGAAAATCTGGAGTTTCTTCAAGCAGACAACAATTTCATCACCGTGATTGAAGCAAGTGCCTTTAGCAAACTCAACAGACTTAAAGTTCTTATTTTAAATGACAATGCCATTGAGTTTCTCCCTCCTAATATATTTCGCTTTGTGCCATTGACCCACTTAGATCTTCGTGGAAACCAGTTACAGACTCTGCCATATGTTGGCTTTTTAGAGCATATTGGTCGAATACTGGACCTTCAGCTGGAAGACAACAAATGGGCCTGTAATTGTGACTTACTGCAGCTGAAGATATGGCTAGAAAACATGCCTCCCCAGTCTATAATAGGTGATGTTGTGTGTAACAGCCCTCCAGTTATTAAAGGGAGCATCCtaagaaggttaaaaaaagaattgctcTGTCCCACTCACCCTATAAATGAACTTGAAGATCCTTCAGGGTCCTTGCCCTTGGTAGTAACCACATCTATAAGTGATAGTCACCTACCAGCCAAGGTGATCCCTGTCCTGAAAGCTCCTACCAAGGAACCAGGTTTAGTGCTTCATGCCACAAAGCCAGTTACTCAGCTTCCAGGAATATACTGTCCTGTACCCTGTCACTGCACCAGCCATATCCTGTCAGGAGTTCTAATTCACTGCCAGGAGCGAAATATCGAAAGCTTGTCTGATTTAGGTCCCCCTCCTCCAAATCCTAGAAAGCTTATTCTAGCTGGAAACATTATTCAAACATTGCTGAAATCAGATCTGGTGGACTATGCTAGCCTGGAAATGCTTCACTTGGGAAACAATCATATTGAAATCCTTGAAGAAGGATCATTTATGAATCTAACTAGATTGCAGAAGCTATATCTAAATGGCAATCATCTTACAAAGTTAAGTCAGAGTCTCTTCCTTGGTCTTCAGCACCTTGAGTATTTGTATCTTGAATACAATGCCATCAAGGAAGTTTTGCCAGGGACATTTAACATGATGACAAAACTTAAGGTGTTATATTTAAACAACAACCTTCTTCAAACGTTGCCACCCCACATTTTCTCAGGGGTGCCACTAGCCAGGCTAAACCTCAAAACAAACCAGTTTACCCATTTGCCTGTGAGCACTGTCTTGGATGAACTGGATTTGCTTGTACAAATTGAACTTGAGGACAACCCTTGGGACTGTACTTGTGATTCAGTTGGGCTGCAGCAGTGGATACAAAAGTTGAGTAAGAACATCATGATGGATGACATTTTCTGTAAATCCCCAGGTCACCTAGCAAAAAAAGAATTGAAATCTCTGAACACTGAAGTCTTATGCCCAGGACTAATAAATAGCCAAGCCCTACCAACCCATGCTAACTTTATAGTTGTGACAACTTCTTCTACAACAACCAATACTGCGGACACTATTCTTCGATCACTTACAGATGCTGTCCCACTTTCTGTTTTAATTCTAGGGCTCCTAATTGTGTTTATTACGATTGTATTTTGTGCAGCAGGAATAGTTGTCCTTGTTCTGCATCGGCGGAGAAGACACAAAAAGAAACAGGCAGATGAACACATGAGGGACAGTAGCCCAGTTCATCTCCAGTACAGCATGTATGGTCACAAAACAACACACCATACAACTGAGCGTCCAGCACCAGCTCTCTATGAGCAACGCATGATCAGCCCCATGGTTCAAGTTTATCGAAGTCCATCCTTCAGCCCCAAACAGACAGAACAGGAGGAAGGAAATGAAAAGGATGTGAATGATTCCAAACATCTCTGCAGAAGTCTTCTGGAAAGAGAGAACAATTCTCCTCTCACAGGTTCAAATGTCAAGTACAAATGTACAGACCAATCAGCTGATTTTCTGACCTTTCAGGATGCCAGCTCTTTATACAGAAACATTcttgagaaagaaagagaactcCAGCAGCTAGGAATCACTGAGTATCTAAGGAAAAATATTGTTCAGCTCCAGCCTGACATGGAAGTACATTATCCTGGAACACATGAGGAGCTAAAGTTAATGGAGACACTAATGTACTCCAGACCAAGAAGGGTGTTGCTTGAGCAGACTAAAAATGAGTATTTTGAGCTCAAAGCTAACTTACATGCTGAGCCTGACTACCTGGAAGTCCTGGAACAGCAAACATAA